One genomic region from Haloterrigena gelatinilytica encodes:
- a CDS encoding NOG1 family protein, which yields MIFEDLPTTPTSEELIDKAFSRAARAGKAKRGLEAQQSMLQTAANIISDNLENVVTAWPDFEYDAHPFYYELADAIVDVDKLRQSLSEVMWASRKAREIHEEYQPRLRKTDVDTARKHRKQAFARLADIVEQIDDHLLYINESRNDLRDLPEIDPDEPTIVVAGYPNVGKSSFVNDVTSARGETASYPFTTKGIGLGHFEHEHLRYQLVDTPGLLDRPPAERNEIESQAVSAIEHLADCMLVMIDPSGECGYPLESQLELRDSIVDQFESVPVLTVANKIDRREVWDEDLLEELDADYTMSVETGEDVETVLEAAIEAVDYEPELPFEE from the coding sequence ATGATTTTCGAAGACCTTCCGACGACGCCCACGTCGGAAGAGCTGATCGACAAGGCATTTTCGCGGGCGGCGCGGGCCGGCAAGGCCAAACGCGGCCTCGAAGCCCAGCAGTCGATGCTCCAGACGGCGGCCAACATCATCTCGGACAACTTAGAGAACGTCGTGACGGCGTGGCCGGACTTCGAGTACGACGCCCACCCGTTCTACTACGAACTCGCGGACGCGATCGTCGACGTCGACAAACTCCGCCAGAGCCTCTCCGAAGTGATGTGGGCCAGCCGTAAGGCCCGCGAAATCCACGAGGAGTACCAGCCCCGCCTGCGCAAGACCGACGTGGACACCGCGCGCAAGCACCGCAAGCAGGCCTTCGCTCGGCTCGCGGACATCGTCGAGCAGATCGACGACCACCTCCTGTACATCAACGAGTCGCGAAACGACCTGCGGGATCTGCCGGAGATCGACCCCGACGAGCCGACCATCGTCGTCGCCGGCTACCCCAACGTCGGCAAGTCCTCGTTCGTCAACGACGTCACCAGCGCCCGCGGCGAGACCGCCTCCTACCCCTTCACCACGAAGGGGATCGGCCTCGGACACTTCGAGCACGAGCACCTCCGGTACCAGCTCGTCGACACGCCGGGGCTGCTCGACCGTCCGCCGGCCGAGCGCAACGAGATCGAGTCCCAGGCGGTCAGCGCCATCGAGCACCTCGCGGACTGCATGCTCGTGATGATCGATCCCAGCGGCGAGTGCGGCTATCCCCTCGAGTCCCAGCTCGAGCTTCGGGACTCGATCGTCGACCAGTTCGAGTCCGTTCCGGTCCTCACCGTCGCGAACAAGATCGACCGCCGGGAGGTCTGGGACGAGGACCTGCTCGAGGAACTGGACGCCGACTACACCATGAGCGTCGAGACCGGGGAGGACGTCGAGACGGTGCTCGAGGCGGCCATCGAGGCGGTCGACTACGAGCCCGAACTCCCCTTCGAGGAGTGA
- a CDS encoding DUF5518 domain-containing protein, whose amino-acid sequence MTNWRAVFIGFLLATVLGIVGLVVPGIGQLAAGLIGGFVAGYVAGGGLGSGLWHGLLAGSLGGIIGGLLIGVAVGLAGLALGPIGGAISGAAGLGIFALAVAISLVMALESALAGAVGGVLNP is encoded by the coding sequence ATGACCAACTGGCGCGCCGTGTTTATCGGCTTCCTGCTCGCGACCGTCCTCGGAATCGTCGGCCTCGTCGTCCCCGGCATCGGCCAACTCGCCGCGGGGCTGATCGGCGGCTTCGTCGCCGGCTACGTGGCCGGCGGCGGCCTCGGCAGCGGCCTCTGGCACGGACTGCTCGCGGGCTCGCTCGGCGGCATCATCGGCGGCCTCCTGATCGGCGTCGCCGTCGGCCTCGCCGGACTCGCGCTCGGCCCAATCGGGGGCGCGATCTCCGGCGCCGCCGGCCTCGGTATCTTCGCGCTCGCCGTCGCGATCTCGCTGGTGATGGCCCTCGAGAGCGCGCTCGCGGGGGCCGTCGGCGGCGTTCTCAACCCGTGA
- a CDS encoding GAF domain-containing sensor histidine kinase: MGQVRTRAAPPRAAPAGPQVGWTDDPAYERFGLDAYFATTVHAGGEEYGTLCFGSESPRDRSYSDGERTFLDLMGQWLSYELEQQRRVRYLQESYEITSDPARTFEEKLQALFDLGSEQFGLDVGGMAKVFPDDDRLEVEYTSEECGPFRPGLEPPLSGTYCGAAYGADGPVTITDPVAEGYDGYAYEELGFEAYLGTHIEVDNGHDRLFFFTTTEPRTRPFTDAERTFLDLMGQWVNYELERRKHRRSQEKLYEITADSDLSFDEKTERLLDLGRERFDLEMGFLLEKRGDEFRVVKTQGTALEEGTARVSANPGNYCKRTITMETPLGVEDVTAVGWDDDPLYREYDLGCYLGTKVTDGDGVYGSVCFSDTDGRDREFTDADYAFLDLIGQWVSYELERDERERRLERSNDRLEESNKRLEQFAYAASHDLQEPLRMVSSYLQLLEHRYEDALDAEGEEFLAFAVDGADRMREMIDALLAYSRVETQGDPLEPVALEDVFESVREDLRMRIEGSDATITADSLPRVQGDASQLRQVFQNLLSNAITYSGDEPPRVHVDAERRDREWVITVEDDGIGIPADEQNRIFDIFDRLHSREEYDGTGIGLALCERIVERHGGEIWVESEPGEGSAFSFSLQPTAAGSS, translated from the coding sequence GTGGGTCAAGTACGAACTCGAGCAGCGCCGCCACGAGCGGCTCCTGCGGGACCTCAGGTCGGCTGGACCGACGACCCCGCCTACGAGCGGTTCGGCCTCGACGCCTACTTCGCGACGACCGTCCACGCTGGCGGCGAGGAGTACGGGACGCTGTGTTTCGGCTCCGAATCGCCGCGGGACCGATCCTACAGCGACGGCGAGCGCACGTTCCTCGACCTGATGGGACAGTGGTTGAGTTACGAACTGGAACAGCAGCGACGCGTTCGCTACCTGCAGGAGAGCTACGAGATCACGTCCGATCCCGCGCGCACCTTCGAGGAGAAGTTACAGGCGTTGTTCGACCTCGGGAGCGAGCAGTTCGGCCTCGACGTCGGCGGCATGGCCAAGGTCTTCCCCGACGACGACCGGCTCGAAGTCGAATACACGAGCGAGGAGTGCGGTCCGTTTCGGCCCGGGCTCGAACCGCCGCTATCGGGAACGTATTGCGGGGCGGCGTACGGCGCGGACGGCCCCGTGACCATCACCGATCCCGTCGCGGAAGGCTACGACGGATACGCGTACGAGGAGCTCGGGTTCGAAGCGTATCTCGGCACGCACATCGAGGTCGATAACGGGCACGACCGCTTGTTCTTCTTCACGACCACCGAGCCGCGCACCCGCCCGTTCACGGACGCCGAGCGCACCTTCCTCGACCTGATGGGACAGTGGGTGAACTACGAGCTCGAGCGACGGAAACACAGGCGATCGCAGGAGAAGCTGTACGAGATCACCGCCGACAGCGATCTCTCGTTCGACGAGAAGACCGAGCGCCTGCTCGATCTGGGTCGCGAGCGGTTCGACCTCGAGATGGGATTCCTCCTCGAGAAACGGGGCGACGAGTTCCGCGTCGTCAAGACCCAGGGGACGGCCCTCGAGGAGGGCACCGCGCGGGTCTCGGCGAACCCGGGTAACTACTGTAAGCGAACGATCACGATGGAGACGCCGCTGGGCGTCGAGGACGTCACGGCGGTCGGCTGGGACGACGATCCGCTCTACCGCGAGTACGATCTGGGCTGCTATCTCGGCACGAAGGTGACCGACGGCGACGGCGTCTACGGATCGGTGTGCTTCTCCGATACCGACGGTCGAGACCGGGAGTTCACCGACGCCGACTACGCCTTTCTCGACCTGATCGGCCAGTGGGTCAGCTACGAACTCGAGCGCGACGAGCGCGAACGCCGACTCGAGCGGTCCAACGACCGTCTCGAGGAGTCGAACAAGCGACTGGAACAGTTCGCCTACGCCGCCTCCCACGACCTGCAGGAACCGCTCCGGATGGTCTCGAGCTATCTCCAGTTGCTCGAGCACCGATACGAGGACGCCCTCGACGCGGAGGGCGAGGAGTTCCTCGCGTTCGCCGTCGACGGCGCCGATCGGATGCGCGAGATGATCGACGCCCTGCTGGCGTACTCCCGCGTCGAGACGCAGGGCGATCCGCTGGAACCGGTCGCCCTCGAGGACGTCTTCGAGAGCGTCCGCGAGGACCTCCGCATGCGGATCGAGGGGTCCGACGCGACGATCACCGCCGATTCGCTGCCCCGCGTCCAGGGCGACGCCAGTCAGTTGCGACAGGTGTTCCAGAACCTGCTGTCGAACGCGATCACGTACAGCGGCGACGAACCGCCCCGCGTCCACGTCGACGCCGAACGACGCGACCGGGAGTGGGTGATCACGGTCGAAGACGACGGAATCGGCATCCCGGCCGACGAACAGAACCGCATCTTCGACATCTTCGATCGTCTCCACAGTCGCGAGGAGTACGACGGGACGGGAATCGGCCTCGCGCTGTGCGAGCGCATCGTCGAGCGCCACGGCGGCGAAATTTGGGTCGAGTCCGAGCCCGGCGAGGGGTCGGCGTTCTCATTTTCGCTGCAGCCCACGGCCGCCGGAAGCTCGTAG
- a CDS encoding four-helix bundle copper-binding protein → MALQQIDHADDHMQECIDNCLEAAQVCEWCADACADEDGMARCIRLCRDVADVASLHARFMARNSGYHEELGEICADLCEECAEECEQHDHDHCQACAEILPECAESCREMASA, encoded by the coding sequence ATGGCGCTTCAACAGATCGACCACGCGGACGACCACATGCAGGAGTGTATCGACAACTGTCTCGAGGCCGCGCAGGTCTGCGAGTGGTGTGCCGACGCCTGCGCGGACGAGGACGGGATGGCCCGCTGTATCCGGCTCTGCCGGGACGTGGCGGACGTCGCGTCGCTGCACGCGCGCTTTATGGCCCGCAACTCGGGCTACCACGAGGAACTGGGCGAGATCTGCGCCGACCTCTGCGAGGAGTGCGCCGAGGAGTGCGAACAGCACGACCACGACCACTGTCAGGCCTGCGCGGAGATCCTGCCGGAGTGTGCCGAGAGCTGTCGGGAGATGGCGTCGGCCTGA
- a CDS encoding AAA family ATPase, whose translation MGLLERRANRRTLSPSVEPVIDPDAVLAIQDLTEDVTVDEKLRRYIIDLARATRRDGHAEIGVSPRGVQRVFEAARAAAVIDGRSYVTPDDVKRLAEPTMAHRIVLTTEASVEGVAGGDIVRRALRSVDVPAVSPDASEPDAADGDDLESTAEPDAVADPRSTADGASPTTPSSDDSSDESDASWTDSGQNRDSDGATDEATQGDDDSPWP comes from the coding sequence ATGGGACTGCTCGAGCGGCGGGCGAACCGCCGGACGCTGTCGCCGAGCGTCGAGCCGGTTATCGATCCGGACGCGGTCCTGGCGATCCAGGACCTGACCGAAGACGTGACCGTCGACGAGAAGCTCCGGCGCTACATCATCGACCTCGCGCGGGCGACCCGCCGGGACGGCCACGCCGAGATCGGCGTCTCGCCGCGGGGCGTCCAGCGAGTCTTCGAGGCGGCCCGCGCCGCGGCGGTCATCGACGGCCGATCCTACGTCACGCCCGACGACGTGAAACGGCTCGCCGAGCCGACGATGGCCCACCGGATCGTGCTCACGACCGAGGCCAGCGTCGAGGGCGTCGCGGGCGGCGATATCGTGCGGCGCGCCCTGCGGTCGGTCGACGTGCCGGCGGTGTCGCCGGACGCGAGCGAGCCCGACGCTGCCGACGGCGACGACCTCGAGTCCACAGCCGAACCCGACGCTGTCGCCGACCCCCGGTCGACCGCTGACGGCGCGTCCCCTACTACCCCGTCGTCCGACGACTCGAGCGACGAATCGGACGCTTCGTGGACCGACTCGGGCCAGAACCGCGATTCCGACGGTGCGACCGACGAGGCGACTCAAGGGGACGACGACTCGCCGTGGCCGTGA
- a CDS encoding DUF58 domain-containing protein, translating into MSRRLRWRGAIAATVVLVLAGLLDASPVLLLAAIVPLVYVAYGSLSTVSVPEGLAAVREVSPTPAAPGRPVTVTLTVRNESDRTVTDCRLVDGVPEELAVLEGSPRAGATLEPGEERRLEYIVVARRGEYEFDAPECRVRGLGASAVATTRLSTAGADRLVCRLDADAPPIEEVGRGRIGQLTTDRPGEGLSFHSVREHRPDDPADRIDWRHYAKRGTLATIDYERQVAATVVLVVDARPSNAVVAGPGRPTAVEFAAYAAIRTLTDLLGHGHDVGVAVIGRDGDGPAGLHWIEPASGREQRTRALEVVRSATADESSSGRFSRTSSGRQDRGQLPRQVRKVLELAPAGAQVALFSPVLDDRSVTAVERWRGGGLPVVVLSPDVVPANTVSGQYEQLRRRTRLARCQALGARTFDWRRGTPLPVLIEHAFTADARLSSARLSGGSGGGGRNGGEAGSEGEFGADSETAPEPESVDSTGSATGESESATAEYAWRSPADDSAGAEREGAVSADGDGASPRRGGDR; encoded by the coding sequence ATGAGCAGACGGCTGCGCTGGCGCGGTGCGATCGCGGCGACGGTGGTACTCGTCCTCGCCGGCCTGCTCGACGCCAGCCCCGTCCTGTTGCTCGCGGCGATCGTCCCGCTCGTTTACGTGGCCTACGGCTCGCTGTCGACCGTCTCGGTGCCCGAGGGACTCGCGGCGGTCCGCGAGGTCTCGCCGACGCCGGCGGCGCCCGGCCGCCCCGTCACCGTGACGCTGACGGTTCGAAACGAGTCGGATCGGACGGTCACCGACTGTCGACTCGTCGACGGGGTCCCCGAGGAACTCGCCGTCCTCGAGGGATCGCCGCGGGCCGGCGCGACCCTCGAGCCCGGCGAGGAACGCCGCCTCGAGTACATAGTCGTCGCCCGGCGCGGCGAGTACGAGTTCGACGCGCCGGAGTGTCGCGTTCGCGGGCTCGGCGCGAGCGCGGTCGCGACGACGCGGCTGTCGACCGCGGGCGCGGACCGGCTGGTGTGTCGGCTCGACGCCGACGCGCCGCCGATCGAGGAGGTCGGGCGCGGCCGGATCGGACAGCTGACGACCGACCGACCCGGCGAGGGGCTCTCCTTCCACTCCGTTCGCGAGCACCGGCCGGACGATCCGGCCGACCGGATCGACTGGCGTCACTACGCGAAACGCGGGACGCTCGCGACGATCGACTACGAGCGTCAGGTCGCGGCGACCGTCGTGCTGGTCGTCGACGCCCGCCCGTCCAACGCGGTCGTCGCAGGGCCCGGCCGCCCGACCGCCGTCGAGTTCGCGGCCTACGCGGCGATCCGGACGCTGACCGATCTGCTCGGCCACGGCCACGACGTCGGCGTCGCCGTCATCGGTCGCGACGGCGACGGGCCCGCGGGCCTCCACTGGATCGAACCCGCGAGCGGCCGCGAGCAGCGCACGCGCGCACTCGAGGTCGTCCGCTCGGCGACGGCGGACGAGTCCTCGAGCGGGCGGTTCTCGCGAACGTCCTCGGGGAGACAGGACCGCGGGCAACTGCCCCGCCAGGTCCGCAAGGTGCTCGAACTCGCGCCGGCGGGAGCGCAGGTGGCGCTGTTCTCGCCGGTGCTCGACGACCGGTCGGTCACGGCGGTCGAGCGCTGGCGCGGGGGCGGTCTCCCGGTCGTCGTGCTCTCGCCCGACGTCGTCCCGGCCAACACCGTCAGCGGCCAGTACGAACAGCTCCGGCGGCGGACCCGGCTGGCCCGCTGCCAGGCGCTGGGCGCCCGGACCTTCGACTGGCGCCGCGGGACGCCGCTGCCCGTCCTCATCGAACACGCCTTCACGGCCGACGCGCGGCTCTCGAGCGCTCGCCTCTCGGGCGGATCCGGCGGCGGTGGCCGGAACGGCGGCGAAGCCGGCAGCGAGGGCGAGTTCGGGGCAGATAGCGAGACCGCACCCGAGCCCGAGAGCGTAGATTCGACGGGGTCCGCAACGGGCGAGTCGGAATCGGCGACGGCCGAGTACGCGTGGCGGTCGCCGGCCGACGACTCCGCGGGAGCCGAACGCGAGGGAGCGGTCTCGGCCGACGGCGACGGCGCCTCGCCGCGACGGGGAGGTGATCGGTAG
- a CDS encoding phage holin family protein translates to MTRREWLLVVLGIAFVAAGLLFGLEAQPVWAWTASVAFGVFVLALVAIAVGGAKIRGALDTTADVPPVSWAPGDSFAAPTPERSDRTPELSSDELASVIERAGERARHRETVEDGLEVVRPPLREALGEALVAGGQSREAAKATLADGSWTDDRLAASVLEPSIDPPDRPLRERFRAWLFPERVARERSRRAMSAVAGAADEVLPSVPGQSAPRTKPVLQPRLEELRRGADGRLQRAVDPAATVRGPRPPRPRFASEDADSSNESGADPPETDGPDGQREVADR, encoded by the coding sequence GTGACGCGCCGCGAGTGGCTGCTCGTGGTCCTCGGGATCGCGTTCGTCGCGGCCGGCCTCCTGTTCGGCCTCGAGGCGCAGCCGGTGTGGGCGTGGACGGCGAGCGTCGCGTTCGGGGTCTTCGTGCTCGCGCTCGTCGCGATCGCGGTCGGCGGCGCGAAGATCCGCGGCGCGCTCGATACGACGGCCGACGTACCGCCCGTCTCGTGGGCGCCCGGCGACTCGTTCGCCGCGCCGACCCCCGAGCGGAGCGATCGGACCCCCGAACTCTCGAGCGACGAGCTCGCGTCGGTGATCGAGCGAGCCGGCGAGCGAGCGCGCCACCGCGAGACCGTCGAAGACGGCCTCGAGGTGGTTCGCCCGCCGCTCCGGGAGGCGTTGGGCGAGGCCCTCGTTGCGGGCGGCCAGTCGCGGGAGGCGGCGAAAGCGACGCTCGCGGACGGCTCGTGGACCGACGACCGACTGGCCGCGAGCGTCCTCGAGCCGTCGATCGACCCCCCTGATCGACCGCTGCGCGAGCGGTTCCGAGCGTGGCTCTTCCCCGAGCGAGTCGCCCGCGAGCGCAGTCGGCGGGCGATGAGTGCCGTCGCCGGGGCCGCCGACGAGGTCCTCCCGTCGGTCCCCGGCCAGTCGGCCCCCCGGACGAAGCCCGTCTTGCAACCGCGACTCGAGGAACTCCGGCGCGGTGCCGACGGCCGACTCCAGCGGGCCGTCGATCCGGCGGCGACCGTCCGCGGGCCGCGACCGCCGCGGCCGCGGTTCGCGTCCGAGGACGCCGACAGTAGTAACGAGAGCGGCGCGGATCCTCCCGAAACGGACGGGCCAGACGGGCAACGCGAGGTGGCGGACCGATGA
- a CDS encoding DUF4129 domain-containing protein, with protein MLYRGRGEDEPEKFEDDGDGDEFVERTGAAPDTAPETDERLTFRELWRAFARRVAPRRWRHYTPGEVQRAARQQGYPDRPVDELTTLFREVEYGRRPLSSGVRDRADTAYAALLETESDDGGDDADTEGGAAETDNAGTTTSAADGGGTDETNNADDLNGSTVDDATDRDPGGERP; from the coding sequence CTGCTCTATCGGGGTCGCGGCGAAGACGAGCCTGAGAAGTTCGAGGACGACGGCGACGGGGACGAATTCGTCGAACGGACGGGCGCCGCGCCCGACACCGCGCCGGAGACCGACGAACGCCTCACGTTCCGCGAGCTGTGGCGGGCCTTCGCCCGACGGGTCGCCCCCCGCCGGTGGCGCCACTACACGCCCGGCGAGGTCCAGCGCGCCGCCCGCCAGCAGGGGTACCCCGACCGGCCGGTCGACGAACTGACGACGCTGTTTCGGGAGGTCGAGTACGGCCGCCGCCCGCTCTCGAGCGGCGTCCGGGATCGGGCCGATACAGCCTACGCGGCGCTCCTCGAGACGGAGTCTGACGACGGTGGTGACGACGCGGACACCGAGGGCGGCGCAGCCGAGACGGACAACGCAGGCACCACGACCAGCGCAGCCGACGGAGGCGGCACGGATGAAACGAATAACGCGGATGATTTGAACGGATCGACGGTCGACGACGCGACCGATCGCGATCCAGGGGGTGAACGGCCGTGA